A stretch of the Duncaniella dubosii genome encodes the following:
- the tnpC gene encoding IS66 family transposase — MKKNELIEFLQRQIEFLQGRLDEALASVSSLTLSNEKLQSTNEKLVATVDELRKQMASMEEAMKGKSAELSKEKAARQAVQRLQGSPSERQKKPVTTPATSETRQQKPEKKRTNNGAKRKTHPECEVETIIVEPDSPDFNPEAATFIGECDVVRYVMEPMRFKKIIYKVRKYVQDEKIYKGSAPATPLLNSQYTSSFIAGLAELRYLHCMPLENAVEYFRAHGFDLDKGTAQKLVSKVRVHLENLYKALGQAIVADNYICGDETYQKVRLQVATPSGRKIKKGYIWVFVGMTTGLVYFFYDDGSRSAEVFEQHIKGFNGAFQCDYYSGYRHIGIGGMSGIKRLPCLQHIKRKFLDLKDNPKAQEIAKLFGLLYHFEHQHRIGKDGWTAGKHLEWRQRYSKVMLEKIRMRLTAVKDRIGVPPDDPLLAATEHALKQWDEIPRIFASPTYRLDNNEVERINRYISLTRRRLTIGSHSGAEAAALYHSLAITCHRCGVNVFDYFCDIIDRCAAWPPNTPIEKYRDLLPDRWKLSQK; from the coding sequence ATGAAAAAGAACGAGTTGATAGAGTTTCTGCAACGTCAGATCGAGTTCCTTCAAGGGCGGCTCGACGAGGCGTTGGCCTCTGTCAGCTCGCTTACTTTATCCAATGAAAAGCTGCAGTCGACCAACGAGAAGCTTGTGGCGACTGTAGATGAACTGCGCAAGCAAATGGCCTCAATGGAGGAGGCTATGAAAGGCAAAAGTGCGGAACTGAGCAAAGAGAAAGCCGCGCGTCAGGCAGTGCAGCGTCTGCAGGGCTCGCCGTCGGAGCGTCAGAAGAAACCGGTGACGACTCCTGCCACATCCGAAACTCGACAGCAGAAGCCAGAGAAGAAACGTACCAACAACGGCGCCAAAAGGAAGACGCATCCGGAGTGTGAGGTGGAGACCATTATAGTGGAGCCTGACAGTCCGGACTTCAATCCCGAGGCGGCGACGTTTATCGGCGAGTGCGATGTCGTGCGCTACGTCATGGAGCCGATGCGCTTCAAAAAAATTATCTACAAGGTCAGAAAATACGTGCAGGACGAGAAAATATACAAAGGTTCCGCACCCGCCACACCGCTGCTTAACTCGCAGTATACATCTTCCTTCATAGCCGGACTCGCCGAGCTACGCTATCTCCACTGCATGCCACTTGAAAATGCTGTCGAATACTTCCGTGCCCACGGCTTCGACCTTGACAAAGGCACCGCACAGAAGCTCGTAAGTAAGGTAAGGGTACATCTGGAAAATCTATACAAGGCGCTGGGTCAGGCAATAGTCGCGGACAATTATATCTGCGGTGACGAGACCTATCAGAAAGTGCGGCTGCAGGTGGCAACTCCTTCGGGAAGAAAGATCAAGAAAGGCTACATATGGGTGTTCGTCGGCATGACAACCGGGCTTGTGTACTTCTTCTATGACGACGGCTCCCGCTCGGCCGAAGTCTTCGAGCAACACATAAAAGGCTTCAACGGAGCCTTCCAGTGCGACTATTACTCGGGATACCGGCATATCGGAATCGGTGGGATGAGCGGGATAAAACGCTTGCCATGCCTGCAGCACATCAAGCGAAAGTTTCTCGATCTGAAAGACAATCCAAAGGCGCAGGAAATAGCAAAGCTCTTCGGACTCCTTTACCACTTCGAGCATCAGCACCGCATAGGCAAAGACGGATGGACGGCGGGAAAGCACCTTGAGTGGAGACAACGATACTCCAAGGTGATGCTCGAGAAAATCCGCATGAGACTGACAGCAGTCAAAGACCGCATCGGCGTGCCACCCGACGACCCGCTGCTCGCCGCCACCGAACATGCACTCAAACAATGGGACGAGATACCACGCATCTTTGCCTCACCCACCTACAGACTCGACAACAACGAAGTCGAGCGAATCAACCGCTACATATCCCTGACCCGTCGCCGACTTACAATCGGCTCCCACTCCGGAGCCGAAGCCGCCGCCCTGTACCACTCTCTTGCGATCACCTGCCACCGCTGCGGAGTCAACGTCTTCGACTACTTCTGCGACATAATCGACCGATGTGCCGCATGGCCGCCAAACACCCCGATCGAAAAATACCGCGACCTGCTTCCCGACCGCTGGAAACTCTCACAAAAATAG
- a CDS encoding porin family protein has translation MKQLNHIIATPSAMSAEGENNKTIMKQNFRALLLTAILIIPFGIKAQTWNFGIEAGYVNSDLSVSESSAKSRNGFKIGGNAEFTLRSNLSLESGVSFIRKGATVTGRNMMNTAISSIKFAEMDYLQIPVMTGYRFNVGNGFYLKPELGAYLAVGINGDSFVTGLDPFNQPYEKRVHTFSGANGVSYRPCNRVDGGLSFAINAKWHHIGLKAEYDLGLATASYYGNGKQRCLSASIIYWLY, from the coding sequence TTGAAACAGCTTAATCATATAATCGCAACCCCCTCGGCCATGAGTGCCGAGGGCGAAAACAACAAAACAATAATGAAACAAAACTTTAGAGCGTTATTATTGACAGCAATTCTCATCATTCCATTCGGCATTAAAGCTCAGACATGGAACTTTGGGATTGAGGCGGGATATGTCAATAGTGACCTTTCAGTAAGTGAGAGTTCGGCTAAATCAAGAAATGGATTTAAGATTGGTGGTAACGCTGAGTTCACACTTCGCAGTAATCTAAGTCTTGAATCCGGGGTGTCGTTCATCAGAAAGGGAGCTACCGTCACAGGACGTAATATGATGAATACGGCTATAAGCTCTATCAAATTTGCGGAGATGGACTATTTACAGATACCTGTGATGACAGGATACCGATTCAATGTAGGCAATGGTTTTTACTTAAAGCCGGAACTTGGTGCTTATCTTGCTGTAGGAATCAATGGAGATTCATTTGTTACAGGATTAGACCCGTTTAATCAGCCATATGAGAAAAGAGTCCACACATTCAGCGGTGCAAATGGTGTTTCCTATCGTCCATGCAATAGGGTTGACGGCGGTCTATCATTCGCTATCAACGCAAAATGGCATCATATTGGATTAAAAGCAGAATATGATCTTGGTCTTGCCACTGCATCTTATTATGGCAATGGGAAACAAAGATGTCTGTCTGCTTCAATTATCTATTGGCTATATTGA